Proteins from a genomic interval of Capsicum annuum cultivar UCD-10X-F1 chromosome 4, UCD10Xv1.1, whole genome shotgun sequence:
- the LOC107867013 gene encoding uncharacterized protein LOC107867013, giving the protein MCSPKNLCSIVRQKKQNMSGKSDFAQKLLYDLKLRKERVAAAQNTGYSYSTPRDGRANPGQTYRGSRQTKTLEYVNLKVGSTSNRSFRVEESSGQIVTYGTGRVRNSERVGDLSMALAFAIENGGKFTKMDSGSSRNPVLKFLQQFGQRSIDISKAERRTYHLPNGQFPSISHVHINEVSKGIQKLNQILRACSNGLNFNRNSIEVGQELLKGAMDLEESLRMLVNLQEASDHMIKPQNKNRIKLLDEDEDEDEDDDVKIVDQKQLDLPRFSFDKPSRNSYITKGTTKNNIKQQLMALTYPDQTPKLHEKQPLSTNKPVSHKRSASCAPDFKNLDQKNQSSGPKSGSEKGRISNVIAKLMGLDEIPQKEDKKASRKGSDPKKKQEPVLKRRSDPTGTRDAENMPSLSVDKNMISNMLSVQDAKHVRRADNARASPRRNSDMVSSGRPQQQEERSIAVNKDTGPVSSGLQTINNVMDKQHSKDIQLNQVPGHQVNFQQKQTEKNQTSVKGKITKTIEIKETISQLKKPQTSRVPLINIVLQEDTIQKEKKEIDKFPLSNEQKALHKDEVRQVQKLKKPEGQDEKHQAGKKEQLPSNKTMQVRTHKANQVETITSPKARNGAASSKTKQSSLKQSILGTKNSTKSKNGAPSKDSLDKIKQVALVKHRHSSTSAAIMQSSENKNANQNISPGAENLNSIDQSSKREKPINLPSTDRKGHHTKIHITETFPKIEKLPRKREDILQEESAPPKHLSPTLQDMKLQKDDKSCSQLTKNQAREAKADNIGSNDSEMSTERLNLQTELHCKIENSTSCNTTMEKEREVLIGSETMISNENHQEKTLQEVDISMDQKLGEDRPKISQAMDQFNGIHQEASLNSKLFNDEQNQCFPAKFTGKGGTKLANVVRHDQETTLPLVAQEPLTEPEKHFKESVIKNHLFLNTAEALFKLNIPISILHASDQNNQGEDVKLMIDCGYEIMKRKAIRQELALHPYATISIGYTKTRSLDGLIKQLCKDFDTLKSYGGNGNVSAECDEADYLHKMIGKDMQNGNPDVNSMWDFGWSTEQLMFGFLEKDDIVKDVEKHLLNGLIDEITMDLLRIAISV; this is encoded by the exons ATGTGTAGTCCAAAAAATCTCTGTTCCATAGTAAGACAGAAAAAGCAAAATATGTCAGGCAAGTCGGATTTCGCGCAGAAGTTGCTGTATGATCTTAAGCTTCGTAAGGAACGAGTTGCTGCTGCTCAAAATACAGGCTATTCATACTCCACACCCAGAG ATGGTCGTGCTAATCCGGGACAAACTTACAGAGGATCTCGACAGACAAAAACTCTAGAATAC GTTAATTTAAAAGTAGGTAGCACCAGCAACAGATCATTTCGCGTTGAAGAATCATCAGGACAGATTGTTACATATGGTACTGGGAGAGTCCGGAACTCTGAGAGAGTGGGAGATCTTTCCATGGCCCTCGCTTTTGCTATTGAAAACGGAGGAAAGTTCACTAAAATGGACTCAGGCTCAAGCAGAAATCCTGTGCTAAAGTTTCTCCAGCAATTCGGTCAGAGATCAATAGACATAAGTAAGGCTGAAAGGAGAACATATCATCTTCCGAATGGCCAGTTCCCTTCGATCTCTCATGTTCACATCAATGAAGTATCGAAAGGGATACAGAAACTGAACCAGATTCTAAGAGCATGTTCCAATGGCCTAAATTTCAATAGGAACTCGATTGAAGTTGGGCAGGAACTGTTGAAAGGAGCTATGGATTTGGAAGAGTCCCTGAGGATGCTCGTAAACCTCCAGGAAGCTTCGGATCATATGATCAAGCCTCAAAACAAAAACCGGATCAAATTACTcgatgaggatgaggatgaggatgaggatgatgATGTCAAGATAGTTGATCAGAAGCAACTAGACCTGCCAAGATTTTCATTCGATAAGCCCTCTAGAAACTCATATATCACCAAAGGGACAACAAAAAACAACATCAAACAGCAGCTCATGGCCCTGACTTACCCTGACCAAACTCCTAAACTGCACGAAAagcaacctctcagcactaacaAGCCGGTGTCCCATAAAAGGTCAGCTAGTTGTGCCCCCGACTTCAAAAATCTGGACCAGAAGAACCAGTCAAGTGGACCAAAATCTGGATCAGAGAAAGGGAGAATTTCGAATGTCATTGCAAAACTAATGGGACTCGATGAAATCCCGCAAAAGGAAGATAAAAAGGCATCTAGGAAAGGGTCAGATCCCAAAAAGAAGCAAGAGCCAGTGCTAAAGAGACGTTCAGATCCTACTGGCACCAGGGACGCTGAGAATATGCCATCTCTTAGTGTTGACAAAAACATGATAAGTAATATGCTATCAGTTCAGGATGCAAAACACGTGCGTAGGGCTGATAATGCCCGCGCTTCTCCAAGGAGGAACAGTGACATGGTTTCTTCTGGTAGACCTCAACAACAGGAGGAGCGGAGCATAGCGGTTAACAAAGATACAGGTCCAGTATCTTCAGGCTTGCAAACGATCAACAACGTGATGGATAAGCAACATAGCAAAGACATCCAACTAAATCAAGTACCAGGACATCAAGTTAACTTCCAGCAGAAACAGACAGAAAAAAATCAGACGAGTGTTAAGGggaaaatcacaaaaacaatcgAAATCAAGGAGACTATCTCACAGTTGAAAAAACCACAAACATCGAGGGTGCCTCTAATCAATATTGTGTTACAAGAAGATACaattcagaaagaaaagaaagagattgaCAAATTTCCTTTGAGCAATGAACAGAAGGCCTTACATAAGGATGAAGTGCGTCAAGTGCAGAAGCTTAAAAAACCCGAGGGACAAGATGAGAAGCATCAAGCAGGTAAGAAAGAACAGTTACCCTCAAACAAAACTATGCAAGTAAGGACGCACAAAGCAAATCAAGTGGAAACCATAACTTCACCAAAAGCAAGGAATGGTGCAGCAAGTTCAAAGACAAAGCAGTCTTCTCTGAAACAGTCCATACTTGGTACAAAAAATTCTACCAAATCCAAAAATGGTGCACCTTCAAAAGATTCTTTGGATAAAATAAAGCAAGTAGCTCTTGTCAAGCATCGGCACTCTTCTACCTCCGCAGCTATCATGCAAAGCAGCGAGAACAAAAATGCCAATCAAAATATATCGCCTGGAGCAGAGAATCTAAACAGTATCGATCAGTCATCCAAGCGAGAGAAGCCAATCAATCTGCCATCTACGGATAGGAAGGGACATCATACCAAAATTCATATAACTGAGACCTttccaaaaatagaaaagttaCCGAGAAAAAGGGAAGACATTCTCCAAGAGGAGAGTGCACCACCGAAACATTTGTCCCCAACTCTGCAAGACATGAAGCTGCAAAAGGATGACAAAAGCTGCTCACAGTTAACTAAAAACCAGGCAAGAGAAGCAAAAGCAGACAACATAGGATCTAATGACTCAGAAATGAGCACGGAGAGACTCAATTTGCAAACGGAGCTACATTGCAAAATAGAAAACAGTACCTCCTGCAACACAACTATGGAAAAGGAACGTGAGGTCCTGATAGGTTCAGAAACTATGATTTCAAATGAAAAT CATCAAGAGAAAACACTGCAAGAAGTTGATATATCCATGGACCAGAAACTCGGAGAAGATAGGCCAAAAATATCACAAGCAATGGACCAATTTAATG GTATACATCAAGAAGCCTCACTGAACAGTAAGCTTTTTAATGATGAACAAAATCAATGCTTTCCTGCCAAATTTACAG GAAAAGGAGGCACAAAATTAGCCAATGTTGTTAGACATGATCAAGAAACAACTCTCCCATTAGTGGCACAAGAACCATTGACAGAACCGGAAAAGCACTTCAAGGAATCAGTAATCAAAAATCATCTATTTCTAAACACAGCAGAGGCACTTTTCAAGCTCAATATACCAATCAGCATTCTCCATGCCAGTGATCAAAACAACCAAGGGGAAGACGTTAAACTTATGATAGACTGCGGCTATGAGATAATGAAACGGAAAGCGATAAGACAGGAGCTGGCACTCCATCCTTATGCCACAATATCCATCGGATATACAAAGACAAGGTCTTTGGATGGTCTTATCAAGCAACTCTGCAAAGATTTCGACACTTTAAAGTCCTATGGAGGCAATGGAAATGTGAGTGCTGAATGTGATGAGGCAGACTACTTGCATAAGATGATCGGTAAAGATATGCAAAACGGAAATCCAGATGTGAACTCCATGTGGGATTTTGGCTGGAGTACTGAACAATTAATGTTTGGATTCCTTGAAAAGGATGACATTGTAAAGGATGTGGAAAAGCATTTGCTCAATGGACTCATCGATGAGATCACGATGGATTTATTACGAATAGCCATTTCAGTTTGA